The following proteins are encoded in a genomic region of Burkholderia gladioli:
- a CDS encoding sigma-54-dependent transcriptional regulator has protein sequence MATVLIIDDDEAFREGLAETIQDLGHRCLEAGSGDDAFAILREHAVPDCIFLDFRLPGADGLAVLESLRAMEGMRHVPVVMLTAHASSANTIGAMRLGAFEHLTKPVGRDQIAALLARMLDVRREAREPEAAPAFVDEAASDEPQLLGVSEAIREVQKRLGRAAATTSTVLVTGETGTGKEVAARVLHRASTRADGPFVAVNCAAIPDALLESELFGHDKGAFTGAHAARRGRFEEAHQGTLFLDEIGDMPLAMQAKLLRVLQERRLTPLGSSREVAIDVRVVAATHRDLPGMVAAGTFRQDLLYRLNVIPLHIPPLRERVADILPLAEHFLASLAPPSSRKRLSVDAQRLLATFAWPGNVRELANAMERASALAAGTLLTREDFGFLLDTAGGGTDELPAHLAELSLGDALAWLERALVLRALALADGNRAEAARRLGISRQSLYTRLASLGISNPKPDAGS, from the coding sequence ATGGCGACCGTACTGATCATCGACGACGACGAGGCCTTTCGCGAAGGCCTCGCCGAAACCATCCAGGACCTGGGGCACCGTTGCCTCGAGGCCGGCTCGGGCGACGACGCCTTCGCGATATTGCGCGAACACGCCGTGCCGGACTGCATCTTCCTCGATTTCCGCCTGCCGGGCGCGGACGGGCTGGCGGTGCTCGAGTCGCTGCGCGCGATGGAGGGCATGCGCCACGTGCCGGTCGTGATGCTGACCGCGCACGCGAGCAGCGCCAATACCATCGGCGCGATGCGCCTGGGCGCGTTCGAGCATCTGACCAAGCCGGTGGGACGCGACCAGATCGCGGCGCTGCTCGCGCGCATGCTCGACGTTCGCCGCGAGGCGCGCGAGCCCGAGGCGGCACCGGCCTTCGTCGACGAGGCGGCCTCGGACGAACCGCAGTTGCTCGGCGTGAGCGAGGCGATTCGCGAGGTGCAGAAGCGCCTGGGTCGCGCCGCGGCAACCACCTCGACCGTGCTCGTCACCGGCGAGACGGGCACCGGCAAGGAGGTGGCGGCGCGCGTGCTGCATCGCGCGTCGACGCGTGCCGACGGCCCGTTCGTCGCCGTCAATTGCGCGGCGATCCCCGACGCGCTGCTCGAAAGCGAGCTGTTCGGCCATGACAAGGGCGCCTTCACCGGTGCCCACGCCGCGCGACGCGGCCGCTTCGAGGAGGCGCACCAGGGCACGCTGTTCCTGGACGAGATCGGCGACATGCCGCTCGCGATGCAGGCCAAGCTGCTGCGCGTGCTGCAGGAGCGGCGGCTCACGCCGCTCGGATCGAGCCGCGAGGTGGCGATCGACGTGCGGGTGGTGGCCGCCACGCATCGCGACCTGCCCGGGATGGTGGCGGCCGGCACGTTCCGCCAGGACCTGCTGTATCGGCTCAACGTGATTCCCCTGCACATTCCGCCCTTGCGCGAGCGTGTGGCGGACATCCTGCCGCTCGCCGAGCACTTCCTGGCCAGCCTGGCGCCGCCGTCCTCGCGCAAGCGTCTTTCCGTCGACGCGCAGCGCCTGCTGGCCACCTTTGCCTGGCCGGGCAACGTGCGCGAGCTGGCCAACGCCATGGAGCGTGCCAGCGCGCTGGCGGCGGGCACGCTGCTCACGCGCGAGGACTTCGGCTTCCTGCTCGACACGGCCGGCGGCGGCACCGATGAACTGCCCGCCCATCTCGCTGAGCTGTCGCTCGGCGATGCCCTGGCCTGGCTCGAACGGGCGCTGGTGCTGCGCGCGCTCGCGCTGGCGGACGGCAATCGCGCCGAAGCCGCGCGCCGGCTGGGGATCAGCCGGCAATCCCTCTACACACGGCTGGCCAGCCTGGGGATATCGAATCCCAAGCCCGACGCCGGCTCGTGA
- the fliL gene encoding flagellar basal body-associated protein FliL, giving the protein MATTTASAVPSNPSTGKAKRFILFGLIGLLLAAAGAGAAWFAFVRHEGTAEAAQAGPPPLSTPVYFPLDPMTVNLQSDDEMHYVRICLTLKLTDPTAQDYLTQHMPEIRSRILMALSNKHPEDLATLDDKRQLVDQLRALIERPTQPGNRSARVDEVLITDFVLQ; this is encoded by the coding sequence ATGGCTACCACGACCGCCTCCGCCGTCCCCTCGAACCCGTCCACGGGGAAGGCCAAGCGCTTCATCCTGTTCGGGCTGATCGGCCTGCTCCTCGCCGCCGCGGGCGCGGGCGCGGCCTGGTTTGCCTTCGTCAGGCACGAGGGCACGGCCGAGGCCGCCCAAGCCGGCCCGCCGCCGCTTTCCACGCCGGTGTACTTCCCGCTCGATCCCATGACGGTGAACCTGCAGTCCGACGACGAGATGCACTACGTGCGCATCTGCCTGACCCTGAAGCTCACCGATCCGACCGCCCAGGATTACCTGACGCAACATATGCCCGAGATCCGCAGCCGCATCCTGATGGCCCTGTCGAACAAGCATCCCGAGGACCTCGCCACGCTCGACGACAAACGCCAGCTCGTCGACCAGCTGCGCGCCCTGATCGAGCGGCCGACGCAGCCGGGCAATCGCAGCGCTCGCGTCGACGAGGTGCTGATCACCGATTTTGTCCTGCAGTAG
- a CDS encoding sensor histidine kinase — protein MPRLSFSTQIAVLWILVAILCSLLAAVVWLMSSSALGERVAAGRQQAFAACEAVASRYDMSVQRPHETNIDLMHAVLDLVLARSEGVEGGFWSKSAAAPNGFLAYAFPTYEGSGVKRDVPEAETPLILRTLGAAAAGARTQASIVSSGADAVIAVACPVPHRDGMVAWTLTRARPPLGPYGESAAKVLAGVLALILVLAAFLALALRRWKRNLTRLEQALAPSGAFEQGRRLERFGERDLDHIVDALNRYVDRVETLRRETDGLAARLAQAERFGALGKMAAQVAHEIRNPAGAMRLKAENALAGDEARREAALRMIIGQVGRIETQVGSLLALTQPVTVAPREVDLRAWLDEVVHPHEARASARGVELAVEAEPGASRPAFDPAQLARALDNLVLNAIRHARDGGRVLVRASCVSTREGERLRLEVIDDGPGVAPAEREHVFEPFVTGHPDGSGLGLAVVREIASAHGGRASLAEDTEHTRFLIELPWRPY, from the coding sequence ATGCCGAGACTCTCGTTTTCCACTCAGATCGCCGTGCTCTGGATCCTGGTCGCGATCCTGTGCAGCCTGCTGGCCGCCGTGGTCTGGCTGATGTCGTCCTCGGCGCTGGGCGAGCGCGTCGCGGCCGGCAGGCAGCAGGCCTTCGCGGCCTGCGAGGCGGTCGCCTCGCGCTACGACATGTCGGTTCAGCGTCCGCATGAAACCAATATCGACCTCATGCACGCCGTGCTCGACCTGGTGCTGGCGCGCAGCGAAGGGGTGGAGGGCGGATTCTGGAGCAAGTCGGCCGCCGCGCCGAACGGTTTCCTGGCCTACGCCTTCCCCACCTACGAGGGCAGCGGCGTGAAGCGCGACGTTCCGGAGGCCGAAACACCGCTGATCCTGCGCACGCTCGGCGCCGCGGCCGCCGGCGCCAGGACGCAGGCCAGCATCGTGTCGAGCGGCGCGGACGCGGTGATCGCCGTGGCCTGCCCCGTGCCGCATCGCGACGGGATGGTCGCCTGGACCCTGACGCGGGCACGCCCACCCCTGGGTCCTTATGGAGAGAGCGCCGCGAAGGTGCTGGCCGGCGTGCTCGCCCTCATCCTGGTGCTGGCGGCGTTCCTGGCACTGGCCTTGCGACGCTGGAAGCGCAACCTGACGCGCCTGGAGCAGGCACTCGCGCCCTCGGGTGCGTTCGAGCAGGGCCGACGGCTCGAGCGGTTCGGCGAGCGCGACCTGGACCATATCGTCGACGCGCTCAATCGCTACGTGGACCGCGTCGAGACGCTGCGACGCGAGACCGACGGGCTCGCCGCGCGGCTCGCGCAGGCGGAGCGCTTCGGCGCGCTGGGCAAGATGGCCGCGCAGGTCGCGCACGAGATCCGCAACCCGGCGGGGGCCATGCGCCTGAAGGCCGAGAACGCGCTCGCGGGCGACGAGGCGCGCCGCGAGGCCGCGTTGCGGATGATCATCGGTCAGGTGGGCCGCATCGAGACGCAGGTGGGCAGCCTGCTCGCGCTGACCCAGCCGGTGACGGTGGCGCCCCGGGAGGTGGACCTGCGCGCCTGGCTCGACGAGGTCGTCCATCCGCACGAGGCCCGCGCCTCGGCGCGCGGCGTCGAATTGGCGGTGGAGGCCGAGCCGGGCGCGAGCCGGCCGGCCTTCGATCCCGCGCAACTCGCGCGCGCGCTGGACAATCTCGTCCTCAACGCGATCCGGCATGCCCGGGACGGCGGCCGCGTGCTGGTGCGAGCCTCGTGCGTTTCCACGCGGGAAGGCGAGCGGCTCAGGCTGGAGGTGATCGACGACGGGCCGGGCGTCGCGCCGGCCGAACGCGAGCATGTCTTCGAGCCCTTCGTGACCGGGCATCCCGACGGCTCCGGCCTGGGCCTGGCCGTGGTTCGCGAGATCGCGTCCGCGCATGGCGGCCGCGCCAGCCTGGCCGAGGATACCGAACACACCCGTTTCCTGATCGAGCTGCCATGGCGACCGTACTGA
- a CDS encoding arsenic transporter, with translation MNSSWLAWGIALSSTAGVILRPFRWPEAVWAVTGALLLVVLGLLPVHLAWQAVCKGGDVYLFLTGMMLLSELGRREGLFDWVAALAVLHANGSPRRLFVLVYLVGVGVTAFLSNDAAAVVLTPAVFAAARRAGTRPLPFLYACAFVANAASFVLPISNPANLVLYGNHTPALGTWVVRFALPSALSILATFWMLRHTQREHLAGACATDPPVEPLGSSGKVALAGIAMTAVALLVVSAFDLPLGLPTAVLGVLTALVVLLKERRSPFAFLGEISWSVLPLVAGLFVLVEMLAHTGVIDVLSRLLASAAGRDQGLAAVVAGGALALGSNAINNLPAGLIASATVAAAHSPQRVVDALLIAVDLGPNLSITGSLATILWLSAIRREGEEVGFMQFLAVGAAVMLPALALALGARLLTGG, from the coding sequence ATGAATTCAAGCTGGCTTGCCTGGGGTATCGCGCTGAGCTCGACCGCGGGCGTCATCCTGCGTCCTTTTCGCTGGCCCGAGGCGGTTTGGGCGGTCACGGGGGCACTGCTGCTGGTCGTGCTCGGCCTGCTCCCGGTCCATCTCGCGTGGCAGGCTGTCTGCAAGGGCGGCGACGTCTACCTGTTTCTCACCGGCATGATGCTGCTGTCCGAGCTGGGCCGTCGCGAGGGTCTGTTCGACTGGGTCGCGGCGCTGGCCGTCCTGCATGCAAACGGTTCGCCGCGCCGGCTGTTCGTGCTGGTGTACCTGGTCGGCGTCGGCGTGACGGCCTTCCTCTCGAACGATGCCGCGGCGGTCGTGCTCACGCCGGCGGTGTTCGCCGCCGCGCGGCGTGCCGGGACTCGGCCGCTGCCTTTTCTCTATGCATGCGCCTTCGTCGCGAACGCGGCCAGCTTCGTCCTGCCGATATCGAACCCGGCCAATCTCGTGCTGTACGGCAACCATACGCCGGCGCTGGGTACCTGGGTGGTCCGTTTTGCCTTGCCCTCGGCGCTGTCGATCCTCGCGACGTTCTGGATGCTGCGCCATACGCAACGCGAGCACCTCGCCGGTGCCTGTGCGACGGACCCACCCGTCGAGCCACTCGGCTCGAGCGGCAAGGTGGCGCTGGCCGGGATCGCCATGACGGCGGTGGCCTTGCTGGTGGTGTCCGCCTTCGATCTGCCGCTCGGCCTGCCCACCGCGGTGCTCGGTGTGTTGACCGCGCTGGTGGTGCTGCTCAAGGAGCGTCGCTCTCCCTTCGCGTTCCTCGGGGAGATTTCCTGGAGCGTGCTGCCGCTGGTGGCCGGCCTGTTCGTGCTGGTGGAAATGCTGGCGCATACCGGCGTGATCGATGTTCTGTCACGGCTGCTCGCATCGGCTGCCGGACGCGATCAGGGCTTGGCCGCCGTCGTGGCCGGCGGGGCGCTCGCGCTGGGCAGCAACGCGATCAACAACTTGCCGGCCGGCCTGATCGCGAGTGCGACCGTGGCGGCGGCACATAGTCCTCAGCGCGTGGTGGATGCGCTGCTGATCGCCGTCGATCTCGGGCCCAACCTGTCGATCACCGGCTCGCTCGCCACGATTCTCTGGCTCTCGGCCATTCGCCGCGAAGGCGAGGAAGTCGGCTTCATGCAGTTCCTCGCGGTTGGCGCCGCGGTGATGCTTCCGGCTCTCGCGCTGGCCCTGGGCGCACGGCTGCTGACCGGGGGCTGA
- the hpaR gene encoding homoprotocatechuate degradation operon regulator HpaR, protein MSDIYRLIIPLLEAREALLVPIRSILNEYSLTEQQWRILRLLEAVSGEGLEAGQIAKQCCLLHPSLTRILERLERDGMITRKRSALDLRRSKIRLTVRSRSLIGRIQPRIEAQYRSIEAKFGRGKLEEIYAALRRVQEVGRDEGDGSLSSA, encoded by the coding sequence ATGAGCGATATTTACAGACTGATCATCCCGCTTCTGGAGGCGCGCGAGGCCTTGCTGGTTCCGATTCGGTCCATCCTCAACGAGTATTCGCTGACGGAGCAGCAATGGCGCATTCTCCGTCTCCTCGAAGCAGTGTCCGGGGAAGGTCTGGAGGCGGGGCAAATCGCGAAGCAATGCTGCCTTCTCCATCCCAGCCTGACTCGCATACTCGAGCGCCTGGAACGTGACGGCATGATCACGAGAAAGCGCTCGGCGCTGGATTTGCGGCGCTCGAAAATCAGGTTGACGGTGCGCAGCCGAAGCCTGATCGGCAGGATACAACCTCGAATCGAGGCGCAATACCGGTCGATCGAGGCGAAATTCGGACGTGGCAAGCTGGAGGAAATTTACGCGGCACTGCGTCGTGTGCAGGAAGTCGGCCGTGATGAAGGCGATGGCAGCCTTTCATCGGCCTGA
- a CDS encoding EAL domain-containing protein produces the protein MTASPADLPALAVRNSHCSSCRDDDKLDVDITFAFQPIVDVRSMRPYGYEALVRGPRGEGASNVLCQVNADNRYLFDQHCRTTAIRQASELGLDTYLSINFLPNAVHHPAACIKRTFEAAERHGFPVERIILETAESENIADRPRLVEIFRAYKQFGFQTAIDDFGAGYAGLSLLADFQPDLIKLDIELVRRVDADPVRQHIVRGVLAICRDLGIRVIAEGVETPLERDFLLAEDVVLMQGYLFARPGLESLPQPSRSS, from the coding sequence ATGACTGCCTCCCCCGCCGACCTGCCCGCTCTCGCTGTCCGGAACAGCCACTGTTCGAGCTGCCGCGACGACGACAAGCTCGATGTCGACATCACCTTCGCGTTCCAGCCGATCGTCGACGTGCGGTCGATGCGCCCCTATGGCTACGAGGCCCTGGTACGCGGCCCGCGGGGCGAAGGCGCGTCGAACGTGCTGTGCCAGGTCAACGCGGACAATCGATACCTGTTCGACCAGCACTGCAGAACGACGGCGATCCGCCAGGCCTCCGAACTCGGTCTCGACACCTATCTGTCCATCAATTTCCTGCCGAACGCGGTTCATCATCCCGCCGCATGCATCAAGCGCACCTTCGAAGCCGCGGAGCGGCACGGTTTTCCCGTGGAGCGGATCATCCTGGAGACGGCGGAAAGCGAGAACATCGCGGATCGCCCGCGCCTGGTGGAAATATTCCGGGCATACAAGCAATTCGGCTTTCAGACGGCGATCGACGACTTCGGCGCAGGCTACGCCGGGCTTTCGCTACTGGCCGACTTCCAGCCCGACCTGATCAAGCTGGACATCGAACTGGTGCGCCGCGTCGACGCCGACCCCGTTCGTCAGCACATCGTGCGCGGCGTCCTGGCGATTTGCCGCGATCTGGGCATCCGCGTCATCGCGGAAGGCGTGGAGACGCCCCTGGAACGGGACTTCCTGCTGGCCGAGGATGTGGTCCTGATGCAAGGCTATCTTTTCGCCAGGCCCGGCCTCGAGTCGCTGCCGCAACCGTCACGGTCGTCCTGA
- a CDS encoding MFS transporter, which translates to MRARYALEGLNFFMADVQAGIGPFLGVFLQAQGWRPDAIGAVMTLGGIAGMLATSPAGALVDATRHKRGLIVAAALATTLASLVLWISQQHWVVAVSQVFTALAGAVLGPAVLGMTLGMVSERDFDRQFGRNQVANHAGNVAGAALSGWLGWRFGFGAVFALAGVFAVLAIVTTLLIPREAIDHDRARGLDATSSAQGGPASGARALLGNRALLLLAVALALFHLGNAAMLPLYGLAVVAARQGDPSVLTAQTIVVAQLVMIVAACIAPRLIRGIGYWGVILLTFLALPLRGVVAASFITAWGVWPVQVLDGVGAGLQSVAVPALVVRLLQGTGRVNVGQGVVMTVQGMGAALSPALGGFLAQHLGYGAAFLALGGVSVGSLALWLCFGTTLKRACGLPALVEDTPLVR; encoded by the coding sequence ATGAGAGCCCGGTATGCCCTTGAAGGGCTCAATTTCTTCATGGCCGACGTGCAGGCCGGGATCGGCCCGTTTCTGGGCGTCTTCCTGCAGGCGCAGGGCTGGCGTCCGGACGCGATCGGCGCGGTGATGACGCTCGGCGGCATCGCCGGCATGCTGGCGACCTCACCCGCCGGCGCCCTGGTGGATGCCACCCGGCACAAGCGCGGCCTCATCGTGGCGGCGGCGCTCGCCACCACGCTCGCCTCCCTGGTGCTGTGGATATCGCAGCAGCATTGGGTGGTGGCCGTCTCGCAGGTGTTCACCGCGCTGGCCGGCGCGGTGCTCGGCCCCGCCGTCCTCGGCATGACGCTCGGCATGGTCAGCGAACGCGACTTCGATCGGCAGTTCGGACGCAACCAGGTGGCCAATCACGCGGGCAACGTGGCCGGGGCGGCGCTGTCGGGCTGGCTCGGCTGGCGTTTCGGATTCGGTGCCGTATTCGCGCTGGCCGGCGTGTTTGCCGTGCTGGCGATCGTCACCACCTTGCTTATCCCGCGCGAGGCGATCGACCATGATCGGGCGAGGGGGCTGGACGCCACCTCGTCGGCGCAGGGCGGGCCGGCAAGCGGCGCGCGTGCGTTGCTTGGCAACCGTGCCTTGCTGCTGCTCGCGGTGGCGCTTGCGCTGTTCCATCTGGGCAATGCCGCCATGCTGCCGCTCTATGGTCTTGCGGTGGTGGCCGCCCGACAGGGCGATCCGAGCGTGCTGACCGCGCAGACCATCGTCGTCGCGCAACTGGTGATGATCGTCGCCGCCTGCATCGCGCCGCGACTGATCCGCGGCATCGGCTACTGGGGTGTGATCCTGCTCACCTTTCTCGCCTTGCCGCTGCGCGGGGTGGTGGCCGCGAGCTTCATCACCGCCTGGGGTGTCTGGCCGGTGCAGGTGCTCGACGGCGTGGGTGCCGGGCTGCAGAGCGTGGCCGTTCCGGCGCTGGTGGTTCGTCTGCTGCAGGGTACGGGGCGCGTGAATGTCGGCCAGGGCGTGGTCATGACGGTCCAGGGCATGGGCGCCGCGTTGAGCCCCGCGCTGGGCGGGTTCCTCGCGCAGCACCTCGGGTATGGCGCCGCGTTCCTGGCGCTCGGCGGGGTGTCGGTCGGTTCGCTGGCGCTCTGGCTCTGCTTCGGCACGACGCTGAAGCGCGCCTGCGGCCTCCCCGCGCTTGTCGAAGACACGCCGCTCGTCCGATGA
- a CDS encoding methyl-accepting chemotaxis protein, with protein MNINKWSVKTKLTVAFGFLAAMVVIVSGFSLSGIVESHERFSSYVEGVNARGNAAQAVRRAVDDRAMAVRNLVLVTAPADIEIEKAAVSDAQRRVEQTLDAFNALVASATDMSERGRQLAAELPRIEAQYRPVSLDIAQLAVSGQRDAAIAAIASKCRPLLSALIKAENDYGGFVREQEGQRVQASSAQFHQQRNLLVGICLATVLLAVLAGVVITRGILRALGADPTELSEVTMRVAEGDLRPVPGAERAMAGSVLASMGAMQRSLVGLIGQVRSAADSIATGSSQIASGNVDLSSRTEQQAASLQETAASMEELTSAVRQNAENAQQASGLSANASEVAGRGNRVVSQVVGTMDEISASSSKIADITGIIEGIAFQTNILALNAAVEAARAGEQGRGFAVVASEVRSLAQRSSAAAKEIKELISSSVQKVLDGSQLVGEAGKTMTEVTQAVARVTDIMGEIAAASSEQSRGIEQVNLAVTQMDEVTQQNAALVEEAAAASKSLEDQGRQLSHAISLFRIDAAVFGH; from the coding sequence ATGAATATCAATAAATGGTCAGTCAAAACGAAATTGACGGTCGCCTTCGGCTTTCTGGCGGCGATGGTGGTGATCGTTTCCGGCTTCTCGCTGAGCGGGATCGTCGAATCGCATGAACGCTTCTCCAGCTATGTCGAGGGCGTCAATGCGCGGGGCAACGCGGCACAGGCGGTCCGGCGCGCGGTGGACGATCGGGCCATGGCCGTGAGAAACCTGGTGCTGGTCACCGCACCCGCCGACATCGAGATCGAAAAGGCCGCGGTTTCCGATGCGCAACGCCGTGTCGAGCAAACCCTCGACGCATTCAATGCGCTGGTGGCCAGCGCCACCGACATGAGCGAGCGGGGGCGGCAGTTGGCGGCCGAACTTCCGAGGATCGAAGCCCAATACCGGCCGGTGTCGCTCGACATCGCGCAACTGGCCGTGAGCGGGCAGCGGGACGCCGCGATCGCGGCGATCGCCTCGAAGTGCCGGCCATTGCTGTCGGCGCTGATCAAGGCCGAAAACGACTATGGCGGCTTCGTGCGCGAGCAGGAGGGGCAGCGGGTCCAGGCTTCCTCGGCGCAGTTTCACCAACAGCGCAACCTGCTGGTCGGCATCTGCCTGGCGACGGTGTTGCTGGCGGTGCTGGCCGGCGTGGTGATCACGCGAGGTATCCTGCGCGCGCTCGGCGCCGATCCCACCGAACTGAGCGAAGTCACGATGCGGGTGGCCGAGGGCGATCTTCGGCCGGTACCCGGTGCCGAGCGCGCCATGGCCGGCAGCGTGCTGGCCTCGATGGGCGCCATGCAGCGCAGCCTGGTCGGCCTGATCGGGCAGGTGCGCTCGGCCGCGGACAGTATCGCCACGGGTTCGAGCCAGATTGCGTCGGGCAACGTGGACCTGTCCTCGCGCACGGAACAGCAGGCCGCGTCGCTGCAGGAAACCGCGGCGAGCATGGAGGAACTCACCTCCGCCGTCAGGCAGAATGCGGAGAACGCGCAGCAGGCGAGCGGCCTTTCCGCCAATGCATCCGAAGTGGCGGGTCGCGGCAATCGCGTCGTGAGCCAGGTGGTCGGCACGATGGACGAGATCAGCGCGAGTTCCAGCAAGATTGCCGACATCACGGGCATCATCGAAGGCATTGCGTTCCAGACGAACATCCTCGCGCTCAACGCGGCGGTGGAGGCGGCCCGGGCCGGTGAACAGGGCCGCGGTTTCGCCGTGGTGGCCAGCGAGGTGCGCAGCCTCGCCCAGCGATCGTCGGCGGCCGCCAAGGAGATCAAGGAGTTGATCAGCTCGTCGGTGCAGAAGGTCCTGGATGGCTCCCAGTTGGTGGGCGAGGCCGGCAAGACGATGACCGAGGTGACCCAGGCGGTGGCACGGGTGACCGACATCATGGGGGAGATCGCCGCCGCGTCGAGCGAGCAGAGCCGGGGAATCGAGCAGGTCAACCTGGCCGTGACGCAGATGGACGAGGTCACGCAGCAGAACGCCGCGCTGGTGGAGGAGGCGGCCGCGGCTTCGAAATCACTGGAGGATCAGGGGCGGCAGTTGAGTCACGCGATCTCGCTGTTCCGGATCGATGCCGCGGTATTCGGGCATTGA
- a CDS encoding sensor domain-containing diguanylate cyclase, whose protein sequence is MSTSNSIGKIADWAGKNFLIVGMLGTLMSAAALGISIMTLAATRSEVIDHANENSRNVTAVLVSEITRTVETANTALMSLTANLGNPAFQKMDPRLRHDLLFERTAAQYVTGMGITDARGRLVDGCCGNTHKWDFSDRDYFTVHRDALDIGLYVSEPYQARSRGGTRSIALSRRVEGPNHAFNGIAVVAIDLAYFDQLLSRLNVGAHGVSAVVRTDGAILARNPPVSESQMTILRDSKTFARMVSSHSGFYAARSIVDGTLRLYTFQRVPGTPLIAVIAPAKRDVLADISRMSWKVGVSAGAISASFCAVVWLLAFALRDNLRKQQRLTDLSHTDALTGLLNRRALDAALDDEWHRVHRGNTCMSVLFIDADHFKQYNDVHGHARGDTALRFLAECIRKHVRRHGDIAARYGGEEFVAVLANTDENGAARVAEAIRQEIETNRLAGFPEPVPAFTVSIGCATGRAGRPASVDALSHRADLALYEAKRQGRNRVCVASMEDDEAPA, encoded by the coding sequence ATGTCCACCTCAAACTCGATCGGGAAAATCGCCGACTGGGCTGGAAAGAATTTTCTGATCGTCGGCATGTTGGGCACCTTGATGTCGGCCGCGGCCTTGGGAATCAGTATCATGACGCTCGCTGCCACGCGAAGTGAAGTCATCGATCATGCCAACGAGAACTCGCGCAACGTCACCGCGGTGCTGGTCAGCGAAATAACCAGGACCGTCGAAACCGCCAACACCGCCTTGATGAGCCTGACGGCGAATCTCGGCAACCCCGCATTCCAAAAAATGGACCCCCGCCTGCGGCATGACCTGCTGTTCGAAAGAACCGCCGCGCAGTATGTCACCGGGATGGGCATCACCGATGCGCGGGGCAGGCTGGTCGACGGATGCTGCGGCAACACGCATAAATGGGATTTCAGCGACCGGGACTACTTCACGGTGCACCGCGATGCCCTGGACATCGGGCTGTACGTATCGGAGCCTTACCAAGCGCGCTCGCGCGGCGGCACACGGTCGATCGCCCTGTCTCGCCGAGTCGAGGGACCGAATCATGCGTTCAACGGCATCGCGGTGGTCGCCATCGACCTGGCCTACTTCGACCAGCTGCTGTCCCGCTTGAATGTCGGCGCCCATGGCGTCAGCGCCGTGGTGCGCACGGATGGCGCCATCCTGGCAAGAAATCCCCCCGTCAGCGAGAGCCAGATGACGATCCTGCGCGACTCCAAGACCTTCGCGCGCATGGTAAGCAGCCACTCGGGCTTCTATGCCGCACGCTCCATTGTCGACGGTACCCTGCGCCTGTACACGTTCCAGCGCGTGCCCGGCACCCCGCTGATCGCGGTGATCGCGCCTGCCAAACGCGACGTGCTGGCTGACATCAGCCGCATGTCCTGGAAGGTCGGCGTGTCAGCCGGGGCGATCAGCGCCTCGTTCTGCGCGGTGGTCTGGCTGCTTGCCTTCGCCTTGCGCGACAACCTGAGAAAACAGCAGAGACTGACGGATCTCAGCCACACCGATGCCTTGACCGGGCTGCTGAACCGCCGGGCACTGGATGCCGCGCTGGACGACGAATGGCATCGGGTCCATCGCGGCAACACCTGCATGTCCGTCCTGTTCATCGACGCCGACCACTTCAAGCAGTACAACGATGTCCATGGCCATGCCAGGGGCGACACCGCCCTGCGCTTCCTGGCCGAATGCATACGCAAGCACGTCAGGCGTCATGGCGACATCGCGGCGCGTTACGGCGGGGAGGAATTCGTCGCGGTGCTGGCCAATACCGATGAGAACGGCGCGGCACGCGTCGCGGAGGCCATTCGACAGGAGATCGAAACGAACCGGCTCGCGGGTTTCCCCGAGCCGGTACCTGCCTTCACGGTCAGCATAGGATGCGCGACGGGCCGAGCAGGACGGCCAGCCTCGGTCGACGCCCTCTCGCATCGAGCCGACCTGGCGCTCTACGAGGCCAAGCGACAAGGAAGAAACCGGGTATGCGTGGCGTCGATGGAGGATGACGAGGCACCCGCCTGA